One part of the Flavobacterium johnsoniae UW101 genome encodes these proteins:
- a CDS encoding glycoside hydrolase family 30 protein — MKKMKFIITTCLCFSLSVFSQTNPKKQVQKFTTANKKITVYTTAADTNLKLTATDNLSFTASKQPVETEISVFVEPSKKFQTFMGIGGAVTDASAEIFAKLSKEKQTEFLNAYYDAQKGIGYSLLRTTIQSSDFSSGSYSYIEEGDKDLKTFSIDHDRKYRIPLIKDVIKTAGGKLLTYATPWSPNAFMKSNKSVLKGGKLLPEYFQPWANFYAKFIKAYNKEGIPIWGTSVQNEPMATQTWESCLYTAEEERDYIKNYLGPTLKKEGLGDVKIIAWDHNRDLMVQRANVIFSDPEASKYVWGLGFHWYETWTGAQPMFENVARVHEAYPDKKLMFTEGCVERFDAAKYQFWPNAERYGTSMINDFNNGTVAWTDWNILLDQFGGPNHVGNFCFAPIHADTVTGELIYTPSYYYIGHFSKFIRPNAVRVSSSVSRSYLLSTSFLNTDGKMATIVMNHTDNEITYNFIIAEEKAIVKIPAHAIQTLVY, encoded by the coding sequence ATGAAAAAAATGAAATTTATTATCACAACTTGTTTATGTTTCTCTTTATCTGTTTTTTCACAAACAAACCCAAAAAAGCAGGTACAGAAATTTACAACAGCCAACAAAAAAATAACTGTTTATACTACTGCAGCAGATACGAATCTTAAACTAACTGCTACAGACAACTTAAGTTTTACAGCGTCGAAACAACCTGTTGAAACCGAAATATCAGTTTTTGTAGAACCTTCAAAAAAGTTTCAAACCTTTATGGGGATTGGAGGTGCTGTAACAGATGCCAGTGCTGAGATCTTTGCTAAATTATCAAAAGAAAAACAAACCGAATTTTTAAATGCTTATTACGATGCTCAAAAAGGAATTGGGTATTCATTGCTAAGAACAACGATTCAAAGCTCTGATTTTAGCAGTGGAAGCTATTCTTACATCGAAGAAGGAGATAAAGATTTAAAAACGTTTTCAATTGATCATGATAGAAAATACAGAATCCCATTAATTAAAGATGTTATAAAAACTGCAGGAGGAAAGCTACTGACTTACGCTACGCCCTGGTCACCAAATGCATTCATGAAAAGTAATAAAAGCGTACTTAAGGGCGGAAAATTACTTCCGGAATATTTCCAGCCATGGGCAAATTTTTACGCAAAATTTATAAAAGCATATAATAAAGAAGGTATTCCAATCTGGGGGACATCGGTGCAAAATGAACCAATGGCAACACAGACTTGGGAATCTTGTTTATATACTGCAGAAGAAGAAAGAGATTATATAAAAAACTACTTAGGGCCAACACTTAAAAAAGAAGGACTTGGAGATGTAAAAATTATTGCATGGGATCATAACAGAGATTTAATGGTACAGAGAGCCAATGTTATTTTCTCAGATCCGGAAGCTTCAAAATATGTATGGGGATTAGGTTTTCATTGGTATGAAACCTGGACAGGTGCACAGCCAATGTTTGAAAACGTTGCCAGAGTGCACGAAGCTTATCCTGATAAAAAACTAATGTTTACCGAAGGATGTGTCGAAAGATTTGATGCGGCAAAATACCAATTTTGGCCAAATGCAGAACGATACGGAACTTCTATGATAAACGATTTTAATAACGGAACTGTTGCATGGACTGACTGGAATATCCTTTTAGATCAATTTGGCGGGCCAAATCACGTTGGTAATTTCTGTTTTGCTCCAATTCATGCTGATACTGTTACAGGAGAATTAATTTACACACCATCTTATTATTACATTGGACATTTTTCAAAATTCATTCGCCCAAATGCAGTTCGTGTAAGTTCTTCAGTAAGCAGAAGCTATTTATTGAGCACGTCATTTTTAAATACCGATGGCAAAATGGCAACTATTGTTATGAATCATACCGATAATGAAATTACATACAATTTTATTATTGCTGAGGAAAAAGCAATTGTAAAAATTCCTGCTCATGCAATCCAGACACTAGTATATTAA